The genomic interval CATGGCATTCCCCTCCTGGAAACCGCGCCAGGACTCCAACGGATTGAAGTTGTCGATAAACGCTCCGCCCGGCACTCGCGGACGGATCATCTTCAGCGAGTCGTCGAACAGCTTCTCCCAGCCGGACGAAAGTTCGCTGAGTCTCCTGTAATCTTCCGTTTTCCCGAGAGCCTTCGCCATCTGGGCCACGGCATAGGAGCTGAAGCTGTACTCCAGGGTATGCGATGCCGAGAACGTCGCACCCTGCGGGCTTACCCCGAAATGGACGCTGTTGTCATACGGCACATAGCCGTTCTCCACGAACTGACGCACATCCATCTTCCCGGCTCCTTCGATCCGGCCTTCCCAGCCGAGTTCGTTTTTCAAAGCCGCCGCATACGCCTTCTCGATGTCATAACCCCTTATGCCGCTGTTGTATGCCCCGGCAATGGCGATACTGACCATGTTCGTCCCGACGCCCGAAACATACCTGCTGGCGGCAATACCGTCTCCGAGCCATCCGGCATCCTCGTAGACAAGAAGCTGGCTGTTGATGAAGTCGTTGTAATACTCCGGATAGGCAAGGGCCCACAGCGTCGTCAGGTTCCAGTACGCGCCCCATACGGCGTCCGTATTGTAATGGTTATGCCGGGGCTTCCCGTCATTGTCCAGCGGAATCTGACCCACGCTCCCGTCGTTTCTGGGATAGGCGCCGTTGACATCGCTCGCAAGGCCTCGGCCAAGCAGCGCATGATACAAACCCGTGTAGAATTTCACCCTGCTCTCTTCCGTCCCGCCGTAAACGCTGATCCGGCCCAGTGCTTCTTTCCACTTCTGCTCGGCCGCAGCCCGGGCTTCGTCGAAACCCATGTCGTCCGCCTCCGCAAGCAGATTCAGCTTCGCATTCTCGACCGAAGTGTACGAAAGTCCGATTTTCACGTTGACGGTCTCATCGGCCTCCGTCCTGTAGTTCAGGCTCATCATGGCCCCGGCACCCCGGATTTCAGTCCCTTCGGACGGTTCCCCGCCCTGATAGAAGACGCTTGCCGATTCCGGAGTCTTGTCGAGCACGGCATGGAAATACATCGTAACCGTAGCTCCCGGCTGGTATTTCCTGACATACTCCGGCTCGGTAACCACGTATCCCTCAACGACGTTGCCATCGAGTTTGATGCAGGCATCCTTCACGTTGCCGCTCTCACCCTGCCGGTTGCCTATGTTGAACAGGATCCGCGCCGCATCCGAGGCCGGGAAGGTGTAGCGCTGAAAACCGACCCGTTCGGTCGCCGTCAGTTCCGTCCGAATCCCGTAGTCCCCGAGAACCACGGAGTAGTAACCCGGATGCGCCTGTTCGTCCCCCTTGTCGAATCTGGAACGGAAACCGCCGTCGGGATCCTCCAGCTTGCCCGGCACGGTCTTGAGCGGTCCGGTGACCGGCATCAGGGAGATCCCGCCTATCTGGAATTCATGCAGACAGGGGAAACCGTCGATGGAGGTGTGACCGTCTTCATACCCTACGGCCTCCCATCCCTGCAGATTGCCGTATGTCCCGTTGGTGGAGGCTCCGAGCTTGGCAAGGCCAAAAGGCACGGCGGCCGGAGTATAGAAAAACCAACGGCTGTGTACGGACCCCAGATTGGGATTGACATACCTGCTGAAATCCCCGTTCGATACGCTGCCGCAGCCGGCCAAGACGGTCATACCCGCCAGAACGACAGCCAATGTTCTTTTTTTCATAATATTAGATTTCTCCTTTAAAGACAACCGGGCCTGCAACGAAGTGTTTCATAACTGTTTTACGCAAGTTGGTGGTTATCGAGTTGTGACAAGGCAAATGAATAGGCCCCGAGCGCGATGGCACGGCTGGCCCCCAGGAAACTGACGGCGATTCCCGTTTTCTTGTGACAGGCATAGCGGACCTCCTGATCGGAGAAGGGGACCTTCACCGTCTTGTCCTTCTCCTCCAGGAATGCCTCCATCCCTTCGGGAGACGACAGGTCGTATATTTCGGGTTGCAGGCAGGGGAACGACATCCCGGAGAAGGTCCCCACCGGACGGTTCATCTCCTTGATCATCCCCGGAATGATGTATTTGGCCGCCCCCGAGATTCCGCCCCCGAAGACAACCAGGCCGTCCACGATGTCCAGCGCCCTTACGATCGCATCTCCGGCCATCTCGCCCAACTCCTCGAAACTCTGCACGGCCGCCCTTCTGTCGCCCGGCATCGTCCCTTCGGCAATGTCGAATATCTCCTTGGGTGAGAGGGCAGAGGCATCGCAGCCGCTCTTCTCCGCATATACCCGCTTGACGGCCCGGATGCTGACGCTCTCTTCCGCAATCAGATCCGGGTATTTCTTGTTGCGCATCAGCCATACGTCGCCGCCACAGCCGTTGTCGCCGGACAGAAGACGCCCGTCTATGACCACTCCGGCCCCGAAACCCGTCCCGAGCGTGATGCCTATCAGGTTGGAATACCGTTTGGAACTCCCGCTCTCTTCGAGCCGCCTGTTGATCGCCGGGAGCATCCCGGAGAGAGCCTCTCCGTAAGCGTACAGATTCCCGTCATTGTTGATATAGACCGGGATGCCGAACTTCTGAGAAAGGAAGGGCCCGAGCGCCACGCCGCCCCTGAATGCGGGGAAATTCGGGAGGTCGCCGATAATGCCGTTCCCGTAGTCGGCAGGACCCGGAAAAGCGAAACTGATGGCTACCGGTTCACCGCTGACGGCCTGTTTGACCTGGCTGAAGCCCCGTACCAGCGATTCGAGGCAGCCGCCCAGGTCATCGACTACCGCCGGAAGCCTTATCGGGGAGACGATTTCGTCGCCGCCCCGCATCGCAGAGAATACGAAATTGGTCCCTCCGGCATCAAGAGTCATCACGACCCTGCTGTCATGTTCATACATAGTGTCAGTATTAATAGGTCAGTCAATAGCCTCTCAGCATCTTACGTATGCCTTTATCGTCACGCACGCCTTCCCGGCAGCCCTGCCGCAGGGCGCGATGGTGTATCGGCCGACTCCGGCAGGTATTATGAAAGTCTCGGCATAATGGACGACAAACGACTCGAAAGCATGGTCCGGACTCTCCACGACGGCCTCTTCGCCTTCAAGCAGATTCAGAACGTTGACGCTGCCGTTGGTCTCGTGCAGCACCGGAACCGTAAAGCGATGACGGCGGGTCTCGATGAATTCGTTCCGGTGCAGTCCGGTCCTCTCCTCCGTCCAGCCGTCTCCGGAACCCACCGTCTCAAAGCGGTCGTACAGATAATCCTTCACGTATTCGGTATTGCGTTTCCAGTCGATCACATCCTTGCCGCGCTCCACGTTGATCGGACGGGGTTTCCCGTCGAGGCCGAGCCGCTGCCAGTCCCACAGCTTGAAGGTGAAGAGATTGGGCGTGGAACTGATCTCCAGCACCATGCTGTCCGACCCGGAACAGTGCACCGTACCCCCCGGAATCAGGAAATGATCGTGTTTTTTCGCATGGATCTTGTTGACGTATTTCTCCGCATCGAAAACAATCTCACCCTTTTGCGCCCGGCGCAGGTCGTCGATCATTTCCTGCGGATTCATGCCGGTTTTCAAACCGATGTACACCGTGGCATTCTCCCCGGCATCCAGCAGGTAATAGCTCTCGTCCTGGGTGTAGGGAATCCCGAAATTCTCCTTGATGAAATGGGTCGTCGGGTGTACCTGCAGGCTCAGATTGCCGCCGCCCATCGTGTCCAGGAAATCGAAACGGATGGGAAAATCCTTGCCGAATCTCGCTTCTACGGGTTCCCCGAGCACCTCGCGGCTCTTCAGCAGGATCAAATCGACGGAAGGGAGCTCGAAGCGCACGCCGTCCACATCGAAATAGAGGCTGTTCTCCTCCGGCACACAGTCAAAGCACCATCCGAAATTCTCGACGCTGCGGTCCAGGTCGCACACCTCCTTCATCCATTGTCCTCCCCACGGGGCGGGGTCAAAGAAGGGCACGACGCGGAACGGTTTTGAAGCCGTCTTCTCGATCCCGGCCATGAAGGTCTTCCGGTCAATCATTTTCGGAGACCCGGCAATATGGGTATCGACCCAGTAGTCCACCTTCCGGAACAACCGGTCCTTATGCCTGTCGCAGATCCTCCAATCGTTGAAATACCCTCTTTTATATTGGATGGAAACCGGATCCTCCCGATTGTCAATTCCCAGCGCCTTGACTTCATGCCGGCGGAAACGCTGCTGGATCTCCCACCGGGCCATGTCCGCATAGACCAGCACCGCACCTTCCGGTGCCACCAGAGAGGCGCCCGTACCTATAATAACGATATTTCCGCTCACGGCAGCCTTCTCCCGGGCCGCCGCAAGTTCAGCCTCATCAAAATAGTCGATCAGATTCAGGGCCGTAACATGCCCGAACAAAACATCATCCGTCATGAATTTTTCCGTCATGGCGCGCACCTCCTCTTCCGGGACCATCAGATCTCTCGTATGGATGATTTCGGCGGAAAAACCAGAAAATGCGGCCGCAATCTCCTCTTCATAAGTCCCGGTATACAGCTCTATTGCGAGAGCCCGCTTCCCGCCTGTCGCACGCTTAAGCTCACACATTATCGATTCCCAACCCTGTACGACCGCTCCGGAGATTTTCGTAGCGGGGAATTTGTCGTAGTTAGCGTGTCTCATAACAGATATTGCATTTGTTTGAACATATAGATTTTGTGCAAAAATAACGATTTAATTTATTTCGTGAAATTTTTTTACATTTTTTTGTAAATTTGTATCGTATTTATGGATTGACAATGAAACAGATATGATGGATATAGACCACAACAGCGACAAGCCCCTGCACATCCAGGCGGAAGAGATCATGAGGCGGCTGATCGAATCCGACGAGTACAAAAACGGCAAACTGCTGCCCAATGAAATCGAATTGTCCAAACAATTGCACATTTCAAGGAATACCTTGAGACAGGCCATCAACAAACTCGTGTACGAGGGTTTGCTGACCAGAAAAAAGGGCTTCGGGACCAAGGTCGTCAGAAAAGGAGTCGTCAGCGGCGTCAAAAACTGGCTGAGTTTCTCCCAGGAGATGAAAATGCTCGGTATCGTGATCCGCAATTTCGAACTGCACATCAGCTCCAAAACACCCAACGAGGAGATCCGGAACTTCTTCAATATGGATCCGAAATCCGGTCAGAGATGCGTCGTGCTGGAAAGGGTCCGGGGTAAAAAGGAGTACCCTTTCGTCTATTTCATCTCGTATTTCAATCCGAATCTGCCGTTGACCGGCGAAGAGGACTTTACAAAACCGCTGTATGAACTCCTCGAAAAGGAGTACGGCGTTGTCGTCAAGACCAGCAAGGAAGAGATTTCAGCCCGGCTTGCAGGAGATTTCATCGCCGAAAAGCTGGAAATAGAGGCCAACGATCCTATTTTGATCCGAAAGCGTTTCGTATATGATGAAAACGGGGTCCCGACAGAGTACAACATTGGTTTCTACCGGGCCGACAGCTTCACCTATACCATCGAAGCCCAGCGATAGCTCCGTCCCGGGCACGTTCCGGGATGCGACGGCCGGCGAGGAGGCGACAAGCGGGTTTCCGGAGCGACGGCACACGCCGAATCCCGGCATTCGAAACCTAAAACTTCCCGAAGGATTCCATTTTCGGACAAAAACAGTATCTTTGCATTCGTTAAACCTGCAAACTCCATGAACGCTATCACACAAACCGATTTCGCTTTCGAAGGGCAAAGAAGCAAGTATACCGGAAAAGTCCGCGACGTATACGACATCAACGGCCAATACCTCGTCATGGTCGTCACCGACCGCATCTCGGCGTTCGACGTCGTGCTGCCCGAGGGAATCCCCTACAAAGGGCAGGTCCTGAACCAGATCGCCGCCAAATTCCTCGACGCGACGGCCGACATCCTCCCGAACTGGAAACTCGCCACACCCGACCCGATGGTTACGGTGGGCCGCAAGTGTGAGCCGTTCAAGGTCGAGATGGTCATCCGAGGCTATCTCTCGGGACATGCCTGGAGAGAGTACAAGGCCGGAAAAAGAGAGATCTGCGGCGTGGCGATGCCCGAGGGGATGGTCGAAAACCAGA from uncultured Alistipes sp. carries:
- a CDS encoding class I mannose-6-phosphate isomerase → MRHANYDKFPATKISGAVVQGWESIMCELKRATGGKRALAIELYTGTYEEEIAAAFSGFSAEIIHTRDLMVPEEEVRAMTEKFMTDDVLFGHVTALNLIDYFDEAELAAAREKAAVSGNIVIIGTGASLVAPEGAVLVYADMARWEIQQRFRRHEVKALGIDNREDPVSIQYKRGYFNDWRICDRHKDRLFRKVDYWVDTHIAGSPKMIDRKTFMAGIEKTASKPFRVVPFFDPAPWGGQWMKEVCDLDRSVENFGWCFDCVPEENSLYFDVDGVRFELPSVDLILLKSREVLGEPVEARFGKDFPIRFDFLDTMGGGNLSLQVHPTTHFIKENFGIPYTQDESYYLLDAGENATVYIGLKTGMNPQEMIDDLRRAQKGEIVFDAEKYVNKIHAKKHDHFLIPGGTVHCSGSDSMVLEISSTPNLFTFKLWDWQRLGLDGKPRPINVERGKDVIDWKRNTEYVKDYLYDRFETVGSGDGWTEERTGLHRNEFIETRRHRFTVPVLHETNGSVNVLNLLEGEEAVVESPDHAFESFVVHYAETFIIPAGVGRYTIAPCGRAAGKACVTIKAYVRC
- a CDS encoding ROK family protein, producing the protein MYEHDSRVVMTLDAGGTNFVFSAMRGGDEIVSPIRLPAVVDDLGGCLESLVRGFSQVKQAVSGEPVAISFAFPGPADYGNGIIGDLPNFPAFRGGVALGPFLSQKFGIPVYINNDGNLYAYGEALSGMLPAINRRLEESGSSKRYSNLIGITLGTGFGAGVVIDGRLLSGDNGCGGDVWLMRNKKYPDLIAEESVSIRAVKRVYAEKSGCDASALSPKEIFDIAEGTMPGDRRAAVQSFEELGEMAGDAIVRALDIVDGLVVFGGGISGAAKYIIPGMIKEMNRPVGTFSGMSFPCLQPEIYDLSSPEGMEAFLEEKDKTVKVPFSDQEVRYACHKKTGIAVSFLGASRAIALGAYSFALSQLDNHQLA
- a CDS encoding GntR family transcriptional regulator, producing the protein MDIDHNSDKPLHIQAEEIMRRLIESDEYKNGKLLPNEIELSKQLHISRNTLRQAINKLVYEGLLTRKKGFGTKVVRKGVVSGVKNWLSFSQEMKMLGIVIRNFELHISSKTPNEEIRNFFNMDPKSGQRCVVLERVRGKKEYPFVYFISYFNPNLPLTGEEDFTKPLYELLEKEYGVVVKTSKEEISARLAGDFIAEKLEIEANDPILIRKRFVYDENGVPTEYNIGFYRADSFTYTIEAQR
- a CDS encoding GH92 family glycosyl hydrolase; the encoded protein is MMKKRTLAVVLAGMTVLAGCGSVSNGDFSRYVNPNLGSVHSRWFFYTPAAVPFGLAKLGASTNGTYGNLQGWEAVGYEDGHTSIDGFPCLHEFQIGGISLMPVTGPLKTVPGKLEDPDGGFRSRFDKGDEQAHPGYYSVVLGDYGIRTELTATERVGFQRYTFPASDAARILFNIGNRQGESGNVKDACIKLDGNVVEGYVVTEPEYVRKYQPGATVTMYFHAVLDKTPESASVFYQGGEPSEGTEIRGAGAMMSLNYRTEADETVNVKIGLSYTSVENAKLNLLAEADDMGFDEARAAAEQKWKEALGRISVYGGTEESRVKFYTGLYHALLGRGLASDVNGAYPRNDGSVGQIPLDNDGKPRHNHYNTDAVWGAYWNLTTLWALAYPEYYNDFINSQLLVYEDAGWLGDGIAASRYVSGVGTNMVSIAIAGAYNSGIRGYDIEKAYAAALKNELGWEGRIEGAGKMDVRQFVENGYVPYDNSVHFGVSPQGATFSASHTLEYSFSSYAVAQMAKALGKTEDYRRLSELSSGWEKLFDDSLKMIRPRVPGGAFIDNFNPLESWRGFQEGNAMQYTFFVPHEPEKLIGRIGRDEFNARLDSIFTVARASIFGGGKVVNAFSGLQSPYNHGNQPSLHISWLFNFSGKPYLTQKWVRLICDEFYGTTGEHGYGYGQDEDQGQLGAWYVISSMGLFDVKGGTDARPEFQIGSPLFDKIVIQLSDENAEGDSFVIETEGNGPDCYYIQSATLDGKPLDRCRIYRDEVFKGGKLHLVMGQEPNENWGI